One Engystomops pustulosus chromosome 7, aEngPut4.maternal, whole genome shotgun sequence DNA window includes the following coding sequences:
- the LOC140069450 gene encoding cholinesterase-like has product MWSYNITCLVMLVVFAVCVRTEDDTIIETKQGKVSGIKKSVISHTVTAYLGIPYGEAPTGQKRFQKPEPRAPWEGIYQATDFGNSCYQNKEELDSFIDMIGTDEWSIKNEMSEDCLSLNVWVPESISKPASVMVNIYGGAFLSGSSALDIYDGSVLAASENVIVVSMNYRVGALGFLVFPGNAKAPGNAGLFDQRLALQWVHENIAAFGGNPESVTIFGISAGGVSVGYHVISPGSRPYFKRAIMQSGSPTADWAIRSQESSKKLAMKLANIVDCPTEDDDATIDCLQKVEANKLTGTQILGMSGFTVTLFAPILDDDFLTDIPQNLVKYTKVNTDILIGVTKDDGNPFTLMGAPGISVKNESLITMEQLKDGLKFYFPSEDDLSVESMMLLYKDWDDVKNTEKNRQALEKILKDNYFMCPAKYFANFAAEAKNNLFVYEYAHRPSTLTLPEWMGAAHGAEVKMLFGHPLIAPHKYSNQEQVFSRRFMKIWANFARNGNPSDDDFKWPQYSEEEQNYAILKVDNIDVHQNWNSQKCQFWNSFYPKLEKLIHENKS; this is encoded by the exons ATGTGGTCGTACAATATAACCTGCTTGGTGATGTTAGTTGTCTTTGCCGTATGTGTTAGAACAGAAGATGACACAATTATAGAGACAAAACAAGGGAAAGTAAGTGGAATAAAGAAGTCTGTGATATCTCACACTGTCACGGCCTACCTGGGGATTCCATATGGAGAGGCACCGACTGGGCAAAAAAGGTTCCAAAAACCAGAACCAAGGGCACCATGGGAGGGCATTTACCAAGCCACCGACTTTGGAAACTCTTGCTATCAGAACAAGGAAGAACTTGACAGTTTCATTGATATGATTGGCACCGATGAGTGGAGCATCAAAAATGAAATGAGTGAGGACTGTCTTAGTCTTAATGTTTGGGTCCCAGAATCCATTTCTAAACCTGCATCAGTTATGGTTAACATCTATGGAGGAGCATTTCTTTCTGGTTCCTCAGCTTTAGACATATATGATGGAAGTGTGCTGGCTGCCTCTGAGAACGTGATTGTAGTGTCAATGAACTACAGAGTGGGGGCGCTGGGTTTCTTAGTTTTCCCAGGAAATGCAAAAGCTCCAGGAAATGCAGGTCTGTTTGACCAAAGACTGGCTCTTCAATGGGTTCATGAAAATATAGCAGCGTTTGGTGGAAATCCGGAGAGTGTAACAATTTTTGGGATAAGTGCTGGAGGTGTTTCTGTGGGATATCATGTGATCAGTCCAGGGAGCCGTCCTTATTTCAAAAGAGCCATTATGCAAAGTGGATCACCAACAGCAGACTGGGCTATTCGATCCCAGGAATCCTCAAAGAAATTAGCCATGAAATTGGCAAACATTGTTGACTGTcctacagaagatgatgatgccaCTATAGATTGCTTACAAAAAGTTGAAGCCAACAAGTTAACAGGAACACAAATTTTGGGTATGTCAGGATTTACAGTGACGTTATTTGCACCAATCTTGGATGATGACTTTCTAACTGATATTCCTCAAAACCTAGTAAAATATACAAAGGTGAATACTGATATTTTGATAGGAGTAACCAAGGATGATGGTAACCCATTTACATTGATGGGCGCTCCAGGGATTAGTGTAAAAAATGAAAGTTTAATCACCATGGAACAACTTAAAGATGGTTTAAAATTCTACTTCCCATCAGAAGATGATCTCTCTGTAGAATCCATGATGTTATTGTATAAAGACTGGGATGATGTAAAGAACACAGAGAAGAACCGTCAAGCCTTGGAGAAGATACTGAAAGACAATTATTTTATGTGTCCTGCAAAGTATTTTGCTAACTTTGCTGCAGAGGCAAAAAATAACCTATTTGTCTATGAATATGCTCATCGTCCATCAACACTAACTCTTCCGGAGTGGATGGGTGCTGCACACGGTGCAGAAGTGAAAATGTTATTTGGACACCCACTTATTGCACCTCATAAATACTCCAATCAAGAACAAGTATTCAGCAGACGTTTTATGAAAATCTGGGCCAACTTTGCCAGAAATGG GAATCCAAGTGATGATGATTTTAAATGGCCTCAGTATTCAGAAGAAGAGCAAAATTATGCAatcctgaaagtggacaacatTGATGTTCATCAAAACTGGAACAGTCAAAAGTGTCAATTCTGGAATTCCTTTTATCCTAAATTGGAGAAACTG ATACATGAAAACAAATCATAA